The stretch of DNA CTAAAAACAGATACCGGGTTATCTGTTTTGCATATAGCCAGAAGAGAAAGCCCACGTGACGCCGGTGTTGTCGCCTTTTATGCCGTCCCCGTTTGCGAAACGCGCAACAAAAAATCAAGCGCGGCAGAAGGGCGAGTTTTTGTACCAGGTTTCGCGGTTGTCCACTATTTCTAAAAGCTGCTGTTTTTCGTCGTCCGAGAAAACGGCGTTGGAGCGAATCTCGGCGCGAAGCTTTTCCAAATACCCAAGCGCGACCTCTTCAGAAGGAGGCGGGCAGCAGGGGCGGACGAAAAAGCTGATCCAGTACTTGTCTTTTTGCCAAGCGCTCAAGATGGCATCGAACGTGCCCTCGAACGTGCCCGTGTTCGTCTCGCATGCATTCATCGTCAAACCTCCATCGGCTTCTTGCTTTTCAAGCATGCTTGCCGTCAGCCGAACCTCGACGGACCAAGCTTTTCTCTATGATAGCAATTCCTCGTCTTGGGCACCGGGAAGGCTCAACCGTCTTTTGCGGGCGGCCGTGCAAGACGCAAGCCGCGCCCGACGAGACGGCCGTGCAGGCCGGCGAAATCTGGTATCATGCAAAAACCTAGTGCGGGGCATTCTTGCGGCAGCGTATGCGTTGTTGCCGCATCTCATGAAAATACGTATTTCGAACTTAGTTCTGGAAAAGACTCCGGTAGAATCGCCTCGACGCGGCGCTGCCGCCGAACAGCAAGACAGCGACGCCGCCCGCACTCCGCCCCTTCGCAACCCAAAGGAAACGCCACATGCCGAAACCCCAGCCCCAGCCCGCAGCGCGCCCCACCTTCGAAGCGTTCATCTTCGATTTGGACGGCACGTTGCTCAACACCCTCCCCGACCTGGTGGTTCTCACCAATGCGGCCCTGCAGGACTTCGACCTGCCCGCCCGCACGTCCGCGCAGGTTTTAAGCTACGTCGGCGACGGCGGGCGCATGCTCATCAAGCGAGCCGTGCCGACCGGCACGCCCGACAGCGTTGTCGGAGCAATTTTCGAGCGCTGGAAGCAGCTGTATCCCGTCATCGGCAACAAGCTGACGACGCCTTATCCTGGCGTGCCGGAAGTCCTCGCCGAGCTGCGAAGCCGCAGCCTGAAGCTCGGCGTGCTGTCCAACAAGTTCGACCAGGGCGTGCGCGACTCCATCGGCGAGTGCCTGCCCGGCGCTTTCGACGCCCTACAAGGCGAGGACGCCGACACGCCGCGCAAGCCGGACCCGACCGGGCTTGAGCGCATGATGCGGCAGTTCGGCGTGACGCCCGCCCAAACCGTCTACCTGGGCGACTCCCCCACCGACATGCGCTGCGCCGCTGCAGCCGGCGTCTTCAGCATCGGCGTGAGCTGGGGATACCACGACGCTTGCGAGCTTAAGCAAGCCGGAGCCGACGCCATCGTCACGCACGCAAGCGAGCTGCTGGCGTTCGCGCGGTAACAGGCGCTGCGCCGACGACGCGCTGCGGGTCTGGAAAGTACTTTTGTCGTACTTGGTAGCATTTAAAAGCCTTCCCGTCCCTCCCGCACGGTCCCAACAGCGCCCTCGGCGCGTCGGCACGTGCCGACGCGCCTTAAAAGGCAGACCGGCCGGTCCTGCCTCAATTCGCCGTTTCTTCCTCTTCGCTTGTGCTATAATGAAAGAGTTATGCCTCCGTAGCTCAGGGGATAGAGCACTGCTCTCCTAAAGCAGGTGTCGACGGTTCGAATCCGCCCGGGGGCACCACAAAACCGCAGGCCATCCGCTCGTCCGGATGGCCTGCTTGCATAAGGGCCCGCCTGGTGCCGGCCGGACGCCGCGGCCGACGTCTGGCGCCTCTCGCCGACCTCGACGGGCCTCGGCCGCGCCGCGCGCCCTATTCCACCACCACGGGAGCGACCGTTTGCGCCCGTCCGCCCTTCAGCAGCAGCGTCACCGTGGTACCGACGCCCAGCTCGCTTTCCACCGACATTTCGGTGCCCGGCCCGTAGAACCCGACGATGCGGTCGTGCACGTTCTTCACCGCAATGCCCATGCCTGTGGACGATTCGGGATGCAGGATGCGCTCGCACGTTTCCGCATCCATGCCAATGCCGTCGTCGACCACCTGAATGCGCACGTCAGGCCCCTCGGCACGCCCCGACACGGTCACCGTCAGCTTGCCCTCGGCCGGCATGGCGTGATGCACGGCATTCTCAACGAGCGGTTGAATGATGAACGCCGGCACCATCATGCCGAGCACGTCTTCCTCCACGTCGGATTCAAGCGCCACGCGATCGGCCCCGAAGCGCGCCACCTCGAACAAGAAGTAGCGCTGTGTCTGTCCCAGCTCGCGCTCGAACACGATCAGGTCGCCCGAATTTTCCAGCGTGCGCCGGTAAAACGTCGCGAACTCGCGCAGCAGCTTGCGGGCGTTTTCCGGATCGGTGCGCACGAGCGACGCGATGGTGTTGATGGTGTTGAACAAAAAATGCGGGTTGATCTGGCTTTGCAGCATCTTCAGCTCCATGCGGGTGGCCAGCTGCGCCTGCTCCTCCATCGCGGTGGCAGCCATCTGGGAATTCAGCAGCTTCCCAAATCCCTCGGCGATGGACTTCTGCGTCTCGCTGATCTGGCGCGCCCGCCGATAATAGAACTTCAACGTGCCGACCACCTCATGCCCGACGGAAAGCGGCACAATGATGGCGCCCTTGATGGACGCGTTCGACGCAAGCCCGATGTCTTCGGGCGTATAGAGCACGCGCAGCTTGCCGTCCTGCAGCGTGGCGAGCGTAGCGGCCGTCTTGATGGGAATGCCTGCCGGGTTGTCCTTTTCCTGGTGGCCTTCGTACGCCAAAATGCGCTCGCGGTCGGTGATGGCCACGGCGCATGCGGCCGATGCGGGCAACAGCAGCGAACAGATCTGCTTTGCCGCCTGCATGTCCAGGCCTTCATCCATGCAGGCCAGCGTCTGGCTGGCCACCTTCAGCATGGAATCGGTCTGCCGCGCGCGCACCCAGTCCGGGTCCATGAACAGGCGCACCACCATGGCAAGCGAGAGGGTGAAGATGACGCCGGCGCAGAACAAGAGGCCCACGTTGCCGCCTGCGTCGATGAGGTTCCACAACAGCACCAAGCCCGAGAGCACCGCCAGCGTGAACGCGAACATCTCCAGCGTGAAGAATCGCGGCATGACATAGCGCATGCCAGGCTGCTCAGATCGGCCCATAGCTGCTCCTTTTCCTGGAAGCGAAAGCGGCGCACACCCGCGCGCATGGTAAAAACACCAGTATAGCCGAAGAGAAGGCCCCGGCGGCCTTCATCAACGATTCCCGAACAGGCCGAACTCGTTGACCGCCAGCAGCACGGCGGCCACGAGCAAAAAGCAGCCGAACACGAGGCGCAGCGCACGGTCGGGAACGCGAGGGGCCAAACGGGCGCCGAAAAACGCGCCGGGGATCGTGCCGATCGCGATGCACACGCCCGCAAGCAGGTCGATGTTGCCGAACAGCGCCTGCTGAATGACGCCCGGCACCGCCAGAATCATGACGGCCAGCAAAGACGTGCCCGACGCTTCGTGCATCGAGGTGCCCAGAAGCGACAGGAACAGCGGCACCATGAGAAAGCCGCCGCCGACGCCGACGTATCCCGAGGCCAAGCCAGCGGCCAAGCCGATGACGACGCCGATGGCCAGCTGTTTGCGCGAAAGCTTGCGGCGGGCGCCGTGCTCCTGCGCGGCGGGCGCATCGGCGCCCTCGGCCGCCCGAGAGTCTGCAGCCGTCCCAGCCGCCCGGGCGGCGCCAGCACCTGCAGCAGCCCCCGCCCCAGCCGCAACGCCGGCGACGGCTTTGCTTGCCGCCGGCTTCTTCAGCGCCTTTGAGAACATCTTGAACGCCGACCAGGCAATGATGAGTGCCGCAGTCAGCATTACCAGCCACGTCGGCGACAGGGCCGCCAGCCGCACGCCGAAAGGCGACATGAGCGCGCCGCCCAAGCCCGCCGCCACGCCGAGCGGCACCACGCACGTCTTGTTGCGCACGTGCGAGATCGTCCCGGACAGCGACGTCGGGACGATCGTGAACAGCGACGTGGCCGTAGCGACGAGCGGTTCCATCCCCAGCACCAGGCGAAACACCGGAATCATGATGGTGCCGCCGCCGACGCCCAAAAGCCCCGACAGCGCGCCGATCGCAAGCCCGACGGCCGCCAAGCCCACAGCCGGCACAAATACGTCCATGCCCTACTCCTGGATGTTCAGACGGATCTCGCTCGTCACGCCCGGGTCGATGGCCCGACGCGTTCCCAGCCCCAGCGTCGGAGCCCCGGCCGCAGACGGCACGACCTCGGGATACAAGTCGGCCGCCCGCTGGCTTGACGACTGCAGCAGCGCGTCGCACAGAATCTGGTCGTTTTCCAGGCGCGACATCAGCTCAGGCCATATGAACTGGAATTCGAAGTACTTCGAGCAATTCCGCTCGGCATAGGTGGTCGCCTCGCCGGTGGCCGCCCGCGCCGCCTTCCGATACGCCCGCTTATCGGGCCGCGCCAAGCTGCGCAGAAACGCCGTGACGCGAATGCGCCGCCGAATGCCGGGCTCCAAAAACGGCCCCGGATACGGCTCGAGCGACGACGGCTTCACCTGCAAAAGGTCGATCTGCGTCTGGCTGAACTCCATCTTGCGGTATTCGTAGAGCCACCGGAAGATGTCTTGGCGAAAGCGCGTGCCTTCGCTGGTGGAATCCGGCGGCAGGTGCCGCAAGTTCCACGCGTTGTCAAACCAGATGTCCGACCCGTACATGCGCAAGTCGAGCATGTAGTCCAGGTCTTCCCCTCGCGCTATCCACGGGTCGAACGACAGGCGTTTGTATGCCTCCTTGTGCAACGCCAGGCATCCGCCGCACACATGGTTGCTGCGCGACAGGCGCGGCCCCCGCATGGCCTTGGTGATCCAGCGGTTGAACGCCTTGCCCTGCTGCCAGAAATGGTTGTACCACTTGTCCTGGCTCTTCGACAAAAACGACCCTTCCGAATTGAAGTAGAAGCCCGTCTTCGCCAGGATGGGAATGCCCTTCTTCGTCAGCTTCCCCAGGCCATACATGGCTTTTTGCAGGAAGGCCGCGTCGTCGACCACCTCGTCGTCGTCCAAAAACACCACCGAATCGAAGCCGAACACGTTCGCGAGCACCAGCCCCACGTTGCGAATGGCGCCATAGCTGGAAAGTCCCACTTCCTTGTGCAGCCTGTCCAGGCCCAGCTGTTCCATGCGCTGGTACAGCAGGTCCATTTCAGGGGCGCCCACCACCAGCGTGCTGAGAGCGGGATAGCGCGAGACCACCGCCTGCACCTTGTCGACCGCCTGGGCCTCGATGGATCGGTCGCTGACCACCAACACGATGATGGCGCCGATGCCGCGCACTTTCTGCAGCGAAGCCAGCAGCCGCGGCAGCTCGCCGGGCGATTCGATGGGAGTGGCGTGGTCGTACGTAGTCAGCACGCCGCCTTCGCGGCGGCGCTTGGAAGACACAAACGTGGGAACGATTACAACAGGGTTCATTCGCGTCCTTTGTCCGGTTGCCATGACATAACCTGTTATTGTACGGCCAATTGCCCAAATGAGCCCGAACAGGTTGCAGTCAGCGCAGTAAAGACACGGCTGGGCATCGTTTTTCACCGGCGCGGGCTCCCCTGCGGCCAGCCCGCGCTCGCCAGGCCTAGCACCGGCCGAGCCTGCCAGCAGGCCGACCACGGCTGCCTGCGCCGCCGGATCGCGCCCCTACATGAGCCGCCACACGTCCTGTATCAGTTCCTGCCGGTTGGCATTCTTCGTCTTCTGCAAGATGTTGTGCACGTGCACTTTCACCGTGCTGAGCGCAAGCGACAGCTCGGACGCGATGTTTTGGTTGTCCTTGCCTTCCAGCACCATCACAAGCACCTGTCGCTCCCGGTCAGACAGAGAATGCTCGTACGAATACTGCCGCAGGATGTCGTCGAAGTTTTCGCTCTGCCGCACAACGCCGCCGTGCGGCGGCCGCTCGAACCGCAGGGCAAGCGTGCGCGAGGCCCCGCGAAACGCCACGAACGCCACCACGAGCATGGCGGCTTCTTCGGCGTAGTTGCGCTCTGTAGATAGCGTTATAGGACCTAGTTCTATAAACGATGCGTCAATGACGATGAAGCACGCCCAGTCTTCGGCGATGACGGCAAGATCGAGCAGCAGCAACGCGCCAAAAAAGAGCCAACGCTGCGAAACGACGCTGCGGACCATCTCGTTTTTCGTGGTGAAGTAGGCATAGACCAGGTATGCGAGCATCCACAAGCCGTACGCCGCGCGCACGGAATAGAACAAGAAGCGCTGCATGCCGCCTTCCGGAAGCATCAGCATCGCGAAGCTGGCAACGACGAACACGACCGTCGGAACGATGCGCAGCC from Xiamenia xianingshaonis encodes:
- a CDS encoding helix-turn-helix transcriptional regulator; amino-acid sequence: MSLVLFHQTLLVLLVSILVASTCLSAYLVSRRKILLYAFVGFLFYFFDIAYVFQDEYHMLIGGDPGLYLVIRSLVVVVTGAGSLTALWWALCEKLGVSSRRLRIVPTVVFVVASFAMLMLPEGGMQRFLFYSVRAAYGLWMLAYLVYAYFTTKNEMVRSVVSQRWLFFGALLLLDLAVIAEDWACFIVIDASFIELGPITLSTERNYAEEAAMLVVAFVAFRGASRTLALRFERPPHGGVVRQSENFDDILRQYSYEHSLSDRERQVLVMVLEGKDNQNIASELSLALSTVKVHVHNILQKTKNANRQELIQDVWRLM
- a CDS encoding sulfite exporter TauE/SafE family protein, translating into MDVFVPAVGLAAVGLAIGALSGLLGVGGGTIMIPVFRLVLGMEPLVATATSLFTIVPTSLSGTISHVRNKTCVVPLGVAAGLGGALMSPFGVRLAALSPTWLVMLTAALIIAWSAFKMFSKALKKPAASKAVAGVAAGAGAAAGAGAARAAGTAADSRAAEGADAPAAQEHGARRKLSRKQLAIGVVIGLAAGLASGYVGVGGGFLMVPLFLSLLGTSMHEASGTSLLAVMILAVPGVIQQALFGNIDLLAGVCIAIGTIPGAFFGARLAPRVPDRALRLVFGCFLLVAAVLLAVNEFGLFGNR
- a CDS encoding histidine kinase, with the protein product MGRSEQPGMRYVMPRFFTLEMFAFTLAVLSGLVLLWNLIDAGGNVGLLFCAGVIFTLSLAMVVRLFMDPDWVRARQTDSMLKVASQTLACMDEGLDMQAAKQICSLLLPASAACAVAITDRERILAYEGHQEKDNPAGIPIKTAATLATLQDGKLRVLYTPEDIGLASNASIKGAIIVPLSVGHEVVGTLKFYYRRARQISETQKSIAEGFGKLLNSQMAATAMEEQAQLATRMELKMLQSQINPHFLFNTINTIASLVRTDPENARKLLREFATFYRRTLENSGDLIVFERELGQTQRYFLFEVARFGADRVALESDVEEDVLGMMVPAFIIQPLVENAVHHAMPAEGKLTVTVSGRAEGPDVRIQVVDDGIGMDAETCERILHPESSTGMGIAVKNVHDRIVGFYGPGTEMSVESELGVGTTVTLLLKGGRAQTVAPVVVE
- a CDS encoding glycosyltransferase family 2 protein, producing MNPVVIVPTFVSSKRRREGGVLTTYDHATPIESPGELPRLLASLQKVRGIGAIIVLVVSDRSIEAQAVDKVQAVVSRYPALSTLVVGAPEMDLLYQRMEQLGLDRLHKEVGLSSYGAIRNVGLVLANVFGFDSVVFLDDDEVVDDAAFLQKAMYGLGKLTKKGIPILAKTGFYFNSEGSFLSKSQDKWYNHFWQQGKAFNRWITKAMRGPRLSRSNHVCGGCLALHKEAYKRLSFDPWIARGEDLDYMLDLRMYGSDIWFDNAWNLRHLPPDSTSEGTRFRQDIFRWLYEYRKMEFSQTQIDLLQVKPSSLEPYPGPFLEPGIRRRIRVTAFLRSLARPDKRAYRKAARAATGEATTYAERNCSKYFEFQFIWPELMSRLENDQILCDALLQSSSQRAADLYPEVVPSAAGAPTLGLGTRRAIDPGVTSEIRLNIQE
- a CDS encoding HAD family hydrolase, whose product is MPKPQPQPAARPTFEAFIFDLDGTLLNTLPDLVVLTNAALQDFDLPARTSAQVLSYVGDGGRMLIKRAVPTGTPDSVVGAIFERWKQLYPVIGNKLTTPYPGVPEVLAELRSRSLKLGVLSNKFDQGVRDSIGECLPGAFDALQGEDADTPRKPDPTGLERMMRQFGVTPAQTVYLGDSPTDMRCAAAAGVFSIGVSWGYHDACELKQAGADAIVTHASELLAFAR